The Kwoniella dendrophila CBS 6074 chromosome 3, complete sequence genome contains a region encoding:
- a CDS encoding Grx4 family monothiol glutaredoxin codes for MSSENLVTVTSPEHFKELLSKDLNRVSCLNFWAPWAEPCQAFNKSIEEQSKKFPQVLFLNIEAEELSDISESFDIEAVPSFLLLRGHTLLARHSGSDVSLLESLLTQNSGTSTTSSSSQPLATSNAQPQQPTNEPRQRTEEEINQRCHELMNKHKVVLFMKGNPTSPKCGFSRQTVGLLREQGVEFAWFDILSDEDVRQGLKKVNDWPTFPQIIVKGELIGGLDILREMIENGEFQEVLADDQEGDAIDEK; via the exons ATGTCATCAGAAAACTTAGTTACAGTAACTTCACCTGAACACTTTAAAGAATTACTTTCGAAAGATTTAAATCGTGTATCATGTTTGAATTTCTGGGCACCATGGGCAGAACCATGTCAAGcatttaataaatcaattgaagaacaATCAAAGAAATTCCCACAAGTCTTATTCCTTAAT ATTGAAGCTGAGGAATTATCTGATATCTCagaatcatttgatattgaagctGTACCCTCATTCCTTTTGTTACGT GGTCATACATTATTAGCTAGACATTCAGGATCGGACGTATCTTTATTAGAATCATTGTTAACACAGAATTCTGGAACCtcaactacatcttcatcttctcaacCATTAGCAACATCGAATGCTCAACCGCAACAACCGACAAATGAACCTAGACAaagaacagaagaagaaataaatcaaagaTGTCATGAATTAATGAATAAACATAAAGTTGTATTATTCATGAAAGGTAATCCAACATCACCAAAATGTGGATTTTCAAGACAAACTGTTGGTTTATTAAGAGAGCAAGGTGTTGAATTTGCTTGGTTTGATATcttatctgatgaagatgttagACAAGGTTTAAAGAAAGTAAATGATTGGCCAA CATTCCCACAAATTAtagttaaaggtgaattaattGGTGGTTTAGATATTTTAAGAGAAATGATTGAGAATGGAGAATTCCAAGaagttttagctgatgatcaagaaggtGATGCCATTGATGAGAAGTAG
- a CDS encoding peptide chain release factor 1, archaeal and eukaryotic forms — protein MSSEQETDQAIEIWRHRKLLTMLANARGAGTSCITLILPPRSQISQASGMLTTEYGTASNIKSRVNRLSVLSAITSTQQKLKLYNRVPDNGLCVFVGTVLNDEGKEKKISFALEPFKPINTSLYMCDSRFHVEALEELLENDSKWGFIIIDGNGALFGTLSGNTRDVVHKFTVDLPKKHGRGGQSALRFSRLREEARRNYVRKVAELAVQHFITADKVNVAGLVLAGSAELKTDLSGSDLFDPRLLAKVVKIVDVSYGGENGFNQAIELAADSLANVKFVQEKRLIQKYFDEIALDTGKYCFGITDTLKALDMGAVETLIVWEQLDVVRNTLRNAAGEEVIVFSSPGDKDREKFIDKSTGTEMEPAAEVQPLLEWFAERYKEFGATLEFVTNKSQEGSQFVKGFGGIGGILRYKVDFTELGDLDDEDDEFYGSDEDSGTYMSHSASAPRLG, from the exons ATGTCAAGTGAACAAGAG ACTGATCAAGCTATTGAA ATATGGAGACACAGAAAGTTGCTTACCATGCTTGCCAATGCCAGAGGTGCAGGTACTTCATGTATTACTTTGATCTTACCACCTA GATCCCAAATTTCTCAAGCATCAGGAATGTTAACCACTGAATACGGTACTGCATCAAACATTAAATCTCGTGTTAACAG ATTATCAGTATTATCAGCTATCACATCAACACAGCAAAAACTCAAACTTTACAATAGAG TTCCCGATAATGGTTTATGTGTTTTCGTAGGAACTgtattgaatgatgaaggaaaagaaaagaagatttcgTTTGCTCTAGAACCTTTCAAGCCTATCAACACATCTTTGTATATGTGTGATAGTAGATTCCACgtagaagctttagaagaattattagaaaacGATTCTAAATGGGGTTTCATTATTAT TGATGGTAACGGTGCT CTTTTCGGTACTTTATCAGGTAACACAAGAGATGTTGTACATAAATTTACAgtagatttacctaaaaaacATGGTCGAGGTGGTCAATCTGCATTACGTTTCTCACGtttaagagaagaagcaagaagaaattatGTTAGAAAAGTTGCAGAATTAGCTGTACAACATTTTATTACTGCAGATAAAGTTAATGTTGCAGGTTTGGTTTTAGCAGGTTCAGCAGAATTAAAAACTGATTTAAGTGGTTCAGATCTATTTGATCCTagattattagctaaagTAGTTaaaattgttgatgtttcttatggtggtgaaaatggtttCAATCAA GCTATTGAACTCGCTGCAGATTCACTTGCAAATGTTAAATTCGTACAAGAGAAACGACTCATCCAAAAATACTTTGATGAAATTGCTCTTGATACAGGAAAATACTGTTTCGGTATTACAGATACTCTTAAAGCTTTAGATATGGGTGCTGTTGAAACTTTGATTGTTTGGGAACAATTAGATGTTGTTAGAAACACTTTGAGAAACGCTGCAGGAG AGGAAGTGATCGTATTCTCATCACCAGGAGATAAAGATAGGGAGAAGTTTATCGATAAATCAACAGGAACAGAAATGGAACCTGCAGCAGAAGTACAACCATTATTAGAATGGTTTGCtgaaagatataaagaaTTTGGTGCAACTTTAGAATTCGTTACAAACAAATCACAAGAAGGTTCACAATTCGTTAAAGGTTTtggtggtattggtggtATATTAAGatataaagttgatttcactgaattaggtgatttagatgatgaggatgatgaattcTATGGTTCTGATGAGGATAGTG GGACGTATATGTCCCACTCTGCTTCAGCGCCAAGATTGGGATAA